One segment of Purpureocillium takamizusanense chromosome 7, complete sequence DNA contains the following:
- a CDS encoding uncharacterized protein (EggNog:ENOG503PEX9) — protein MPEAAAAGGDAAAATDPQKRIRRLRSFNYVPPYVESVAPSARPAHVRFAQEIAPGASAGGNNTNNTTTNYSKPATGSGGGSSNGTAVNAHQAKSEPPKDCQPSSFPAVGAPPGSAYAASTALPQQWYTSADPTRSLSGPGPYVQNQLYHSQGGGVFAGASYYNGQPIHVHQQQVPGTTTTMSIPYVAATGPVPPTEGLNYQPPVPDNSNGPMQHVYVPRYDAAPGMMGGGGPAYAVHVQPGAHPQHVPGTVPVGQPGYVVYQGVPHQLVAPFPAGQPQLPGQPVMINGQSYYPITAGPAGQPMPTVMQAAPAVAPAALIAGAPVPNEVPGLGRTPQEEVLHQVQFAYNNKLFEPQDMKPGDDDPSRFYWVREIDGNWTQRSRYSIDQIPCRWYVTDEGWFYAVRLPD, from the exons atgcccgaggccgcagcagcaggaggagacgccgccgccgccactgatCCCCAGAAGCgcatccgccgccttcgTTCCTTCAACTACGTCCCTCCCTACGTCGAGTCCGTTGCTCCCTCTGCGCGCCCTGCCCACGTTCGCTTCGCCCAAGAGATCGCAccgggcgcctcggccggcggcaacaataccaacaacaccaccaccaactaCTCCAAGCCCGCGActggcagcggtggcggcagcagcaacggcactGCCGTCAACGCCCATCAGGCCAAGAGCGAGCCGCCCAAGGACTGCCAGCCGAGCAGCTTCCCCGCCGTCGGTGCGCCTCCCGGCTCTGCCTACGCCGCCTCGACTGCTCTGCCTCAGCAGTGGTACACCTCTGCGGACCCGACCCGTAGCCTGAGCGGCCCGGGACCGTACGTCCAGAACCAGCTGTATCATTCTCAAggtggcggcgtcttcgccgGGGCTTCATACTACAACGGCCAGCCCATCCACgtgcaccagcagcaggtgcCGGGCACTACCACTACCATGAGCATCCCCTACGTCGCGGCCACGGGCCCCGTGCCGCCCACCGAGGGCCTCAATTACCAGCCTCCCGTTCCGGACAATAGCAACGGCCCCATGCAGCACGTCTACGTGCCTCGCTACGATGCCGCTCCTGGCATgatgggcggtggcggtccGGCGTacgccgtccacgtccagcCTGGTGCTCAT CCGCAGCATGTCCCCGGCACGGTCCCCGTTGGCCAGCCCGGCTACGTCGTCTACCAGGGCGTGCCTCACCAACTCGTGGCCCCCTTTCCCGCCGGTCAGCCACAGCTTCCCGGTCAGCCTGTCATGATCAATGGTCAGTCGTACTATCCCATCACGGCGGGCCCGGCCGGGCAGCCGATGCCCACCGTGATGCaggccgcccccgccgttgCGCCCGCAGCCTTGATCGCAGGTGCCCCCGTTCCCAACGAGGTTCCAGGCCTGGGCCGCACGCCTCAGGAGGAAGTGCTGCACCAGGTGCAGTTCGCCTACAACAACAAGCTCTTCGAGCCCCAGGACATgaagcccggcgacgacgaccccagCCGCTTCTACTGGGTGCGCGAGATCGACGGCAACTGGACCCAGCGCAGCCGCTATTCCATTGACCAGATCCCCTGCCGCTGGTACGTGACGGATGAGGGCTGGTTCTACGCCGTGCGTCTGCCCGACTGA
- the TIM23 gene encoding Mitochondrial import inner membrane translocase subunit tim23 (TransMembrane:1 (i206-224o)~BUSCO:EOG09264NC7~COG:U~EggNog:ENOG503NW8D) has product MSSLWNALTGGNKPAHPQQQQQQQQQHHYQEPTSTSYATPPSTYDPTQGQGVESFLQSSTFADPSQLHPLAGLNKDTLEYLTLEDSALSDLPGGQSVLPSRGFTDDLCYGTGITYLTALSIGGAWGLQEGLRRSAGQPPKLRLNSVLNAVTRRGPFLGNSAGVIAIVYNCLNSLVGSLRGKHDAANSVLAGALSGMVFKSTRGLRPMMISGGIVGSVAGVWAVARRTFFPVPEPVAPVESL; this is encoded by the exons atgtcgtcgCTCTGGAACGCCCTCACGGGCGGCAACAAGCCTGCGCAccctcagcagcagcagcaacagcagcagcagcaccactACCAGGAGCCCACGTCCACCTCATacgccacgccgccgtccacgtaCGACCCGACgcagggccagggcgtcgagtcCTTCCTCCAGAGCTCTACCTTTGCCGACCCGTCACAACTACACCCGCTCGCGGGCCTCAACAAGGACACGCTCGAGTACTTGACGCTCGAGGACTCGGCGCTGTCGGACCTCCCCGGCGGGCAGTcggtgctgccgtcgcgcggcTTCACCGACGACCTTTGCTACGGCACGGGCATCACATACCTCACGGCGCTGTCGATAggcggcgcctggggccTGCAGGAGGGCCTGCGGCGctccgccggccagccgcccaAGCTGCGCCTCAACTCGGTGCTCAACGCCGTGACCCGGCGCGGGCCCTTCCTCGGCAACTcggccggcgtcatcgcgATTGTGTACAACTGCCTCAACTccctcgtcggcagcctccGCGGCAAGCATGACGCCGCCAACAGcgtgctggcgggcgcgctgaGCGGCATGGTGTTTAAGAGCACGCGGGGTCTCCGCCCCATGATGATTTctggcggcatcgtcggttCCGTGGCTGGTGTCTGGGCG GTTGCGCGACGAACTTTCTTCCCCGTGCCCGAACCTGTGGCTCCCGTCGAGAGCCTGTAA
- a CDS encoding uncharacterized protein (COG:S~BUSCO:EOG09260KGS~EggNog:ENOG503NY9F), giving the protein MAATIGSQDRNELFQKLKPCCIRISQIAIRQGPVAAASHELPDAINELLAILEGQIQHNPLSLDEKLAEYIFFPLYHIFRQMDQYPLLLVEKCVKCLHILITFGWKSKLSSKLAQQILSLLVFIIDGVPGSQATREVPEETILESFRAQTALFNTAATSLDAASGLADQESIPILGHAITVMLQGATDGANQQVQIEALRSLQGVYSALKEQEALASFLPGIVSSLTKALSTPNRYKTKVLSTCLEAIQLVLTKVLGDLRTRAIVAQEEGQPTSERDDKGKVLTPAWLQATTAQVKLALSTVAKLRTQDAITVREALERLCITLLDECHTTLANCTNILIETSIILDRGDDVMLASRTTLSHLASIYPELGEVIKATVYNWMSSLPRIMQVSDDDARVSAVHNLSKGITLLHSLGVESGTLEDSITASLKDSMIALVQSSPQETSPTTNLSLLEGPASGDSIDKPDFEQVLLTRQSQKMLREEVLGLLDRLGSVAQKGTIAENLMESVRESSGADQLAAMWLCFELIKASNASSAEAEAFLDLSSISGPSEEDPDSVFHDLYSFSIQVLDSHAESNDGDWRLEALSMEVTTYAAHRNGVSFRPELIDVLFPIATFLGSDNQNLREHAIASLNIIAVSCQYPSVSDLIVANVDYMVNSVALRLNTLDVSPASMQVLLMMIRLAGPRLIPFMDDVVDSIFAALENYHGYTFFVESLFSVLKEVVDQASRTEQRLLTDAERTVVDHKKKPLKENGIDSLLEYLDKRAERKARDEAERAAGKPIEGHPEAPWGDEASKGGEEDDAGPPPSEEKPPGSPTYQLLLRIATLTQHYLTSPTPKLRRSLLELLTTASSVLAGDEESFLPLVNAVWPVVVGRLYDSESFVTIEACHALSGLCKAAGDFLSSRFKTEWGDGLRDWCFKTQQRATSTLARGWVTKTGILSGHDRSEGILIPIRSGNGSGANESTLEIRSETSGGLGQHASPARVWEAVVQLLTAIVSHVSIDSQMFDDILDLLSDAMERDREVMNALETINADAVWLARYERGYIAPLPTPKLDGHQFEEMKQMPRR; this is encoded by the exons ATGGCCGCAACCATAGGATCCCAGGACAGGAATGAGCTATTCCAGAAG CTGAAGCCATGCTGCATTCGAATAAGCCAAATCGCGATCCGCCAAGGACCGGTTGCTGCGGCATCTCATGAGCTGCCCGATGCGATCAATGAGCTCTTGGCTATTCTGGAGGGGCAGATTCAGCACAATCCCCTGTCGCTAGACGAGAAGCTTGCCGAGTACATCTTCTTTCCGCTTTACCACATCTTTCGCCAAATGGACCAATACCCATTGTTACTGGTTGAGAAATGCGTCAAGTGTCTTCACATCCTCATCACCTTTGGCTGGAAATCCAAACTCTCATCGAAGCTTGCGCAGCAGATACTGAGCCTTCTTGTCTTCATAATCGATGGAGTGCCTGGATCTCAAGCAACGCGGGAGGTTCCCGAAGAGACCATTCTGGAATCTTTCCGTGCCCAGACCGCTTTATTCAACACTGCCGCAACCTCCCTGGATGCAGCGTCGGGTCTGGCGGATCAAGAGTCGATCCCCATTCTGGGTCATGCCATCACTGTTATGCTCCAAGGGGCTACGGACGGTGCCAATCAGCAGGTACAGATCGAGGCCTTGCGAAGCTTGCAGGGCGTCTACTCAGCTCTGAAAGAGCAGGAAGCCCTGGCAAGCTTCCTCCCGGGAATCGTCTCGTCTCTCACCAAGGCCCTGTCTACGCCGAACAGGTACAAAACAAAGGTACTGTCAACCTGCTTAGAAGCGATACAGCTAGTTTTGACGAAGGTCCTTGGCGATCTGAGGACGCGAGCCATCGTTGCTCAAGAAGAGGGCCAACCAACGAGCGAAAGagacgacaagggcaaggtgcTCACACCCGCATGGCTTCAAGCTACCACGGCCCAGGTAAAGCTGGCCTTATCCACGGTAGCGAAGCTCCGTACACAAGACGCTATCACGGTACGGGAAGCGCTCGAGCGACTCTGCATCACCCTGCTTGACGAATGCCACACGACCTTGGCAAATTGCACGAACATCCTCATTGAGACCTCCATAATACTCGACAGAGGAGACGACGTGATGCTCGCTAGTCGGACAACTCTTAGCCATTTGGCAAGCATATACCCAGAACTGGGAGAAGTTATCAAAGCGACGGTATACAACTGGATGTCGAGCCTGCCACGTATAATGCAAGTtagcgacgatgatgcaAGAGTTAGTGCGGTGCACAACTTGTCGAAGGGCATAACTCTACTGCATAGCCTTGGCGTCGAGTCAGGAACACTAGAGGACTCAATTACAGCTTCATTAAAGGACAGCATGATAGCACTTGTCCAGTCGTCGCCACAGGAAACCAGCCCTACTACAAACCTTTCACTCCTCGAAGGGCCAGCATCAGGGGACAGCATTGACAAGCCCGATTTTGAACAAGTCCTCCTTACTCGCCAAAGCCAGAAGATGCTACGCGAAGAAGTTCTAGGCCTTCTTGATAGGCTTGGATCTGTCGCCCAGAAAGGCACGATTGCAGAGAATCTGATGGAGTCTGTACGCGAGTCGTCAGGAGCGGATCAACTTGCCGCGATGTGGCTCTGCTTCGAACTGATCAAGGCCTCTAATGCATCCTCTGCGGAGGCCGAAGCCTTTCTGGACTTGTCTTCGATTTCCGGGCCGTCGGAGGAGGATCCAGACAGTGTGTTTCACGACCTCTACTCCTTCTCTATCCAGGTTCTCGATAGCCACGCAGAGTCCAACGACGGTGATTGGCGCCTGGAAGCACTCTCAATGGAAGTCACCACGTATGCCGCGCATAGGAATGGGGTATCGTTCCGGCCGGAGCTCATCGATGTTCTCTTTCCGATCGCCACTTTCCTTGGGTCCGACAATCAGAACCTGCGGGAACACGCAATTGCATCGCTCAACATCATAGCCGTGTCATGTCAATACCCGAGTGTCTCTGACTTGATCGTAGCCAACGTTGACTATATGGTAAACTCAGTGGCTTTGCGATTGAACACCCTCGACGTCTCACCCGCCTCGATGCAGGTGTTGCTCATGATGATACGACTTGCCGGACCACGCCTGATACCCTTCATGGACGATGTGGTAGATTCCATCTTTGCAGCCCTGGAAAATTACCACGGATACACGTTTTTCGTGGAAAGCCTGTTTTCAGTTCTGAAAGAGGTCGTCGACCAGGCTTCTCGAACGGAGCAGCGCCTATTGACTGATGCAGAACGCACCGTGGTGGATCATAAGAAGAAGCCGCTGAAGGAGAATGGTATAGATAGCCTTCTGGAATATCTGGACAAAAGGGCTGAACGGAAAGCCCGAGACGAAGCGGAGCGCGCAGCTGGAAAGCCGATTGAAGGCCACCCCGAAGCGCCCTGGGGAGATGAAGCCAGCAagggtggcgaggaggacgatgcAGGCCCCCCTCCGAGCGAGGAAAAGCCTCCTGGCTCTCCCACATACCAACTTCTGCTTCGGATTGCAACGCTGACACAACATTATCTCACGTCACCCACACCGAAGCTCAGAAGATCACTGTTGGAGCTTCTCACGACTGCTTCCTCAGTCCTGGCTGGGGATGAAGAGTCTTTCCTTCCACTTGTCAACGCCGTGTGGCCAGTGGTGGTTGGCAGGCTGTACGACTCAGAGTCCTTTGTCACCATTGAAGCCTGCCATGCATTATCAGGTCTCTGCAAGGCCGCTGGAGACTTTCTAAGTTCGAGGTTCAAAACGGAATGGGGTGATGGCCTTCGTGATTGGTGCTTCAAGACCCAGCAACGAGCGACCAGCACACTCGCCAGGGGCTGGGTTACTAAAACTGGCATCCTTTCGGGTCATGATCGCAGTGAGGGCATCCTTATCCCCATACGGTCTGGCAACGGATCAGGCGCAAATGAGTCGACGCTGGAGATCCGCTCCGAGACGtctggcggccttggccagcacgcATCGCCAGCCAGAGTCTGGGAGGCTGTGGTACAGTTATTGACGGCGATTGTGTCTCATGTGAGCATCGACAGCCAGATGTTTGATGATATATTGGACCTGCTCTCGGATGCCATGGAGAGGGATAGGGAGGTGATGAATGCTCTCGAAACGATCAACGCAGATGCAGTCTGGCTAGCACGCTACGAACGAGGATACATCGCGCCGTTGCCCACACCAAAGCTCGACGGGCATCAGTTCGAAGAGATGAAACAGATGCCACGGCGGTAG
- the NPY1 gene encoding NAD(+) diphosphatase (EggNog:ENOG503NY2X~COG:L) — protein MSATPPLMPELPVLTDDASMLTKRFGKEVINYYAGSRLNRYSFLRSDSLFLRAAVASPSARFLALHDLAPLVADKRTPAFLTYDDVKPLIGSDVFALSDADAIRQFDSAVRRPQVVFLGTLEGGGGGEQDPEFETEKHGGVRGQPFFAVDVTPKGPYADAASALLKKQEETGMKLQTDSRSMTLHAEAASMYAQARSMMDWNARHPFCAGCGTPNLSIEAGYKRTCPPTDFRGTSEAHARDDCPTRHGVSNVCFPRSDPTMIAAVVSADGQRILLGRQTRYPPHWYSTLAGFLEPGESVEEAVRREVWEEAGVRVGRVVIHSTQPWPYPSTLMLGAIAQALPGQEGISLNDQELEDARWFTVDEVRDALGKGTSALSGPTPEGYKEGSLRVPPPQAIANRLMTAVVEGYVSGTPKI, from the exons ATGTCCGCCACCCCCCCTTTGATGCCCGAGCTGCCCGTGCTCACAGACGACGCCTCCATGCTCACCAAGCGCTTCGGCAAGGAGGTCATAAATTACTACGCCGGCAGCCGCCTCAACCGCTACTCGTTCCTGCGCTCCGACTCTCTGttcctgcgcgccgccgtcgccagccctTCGGCGCGGTTCCTCGCCCTGCACGACCTcgcgcccctcgtcgccgacaagcgCACCCCCGCCTTCCTCACttacgacgacgtcaagccCCTGATAGGCAGCGATGTCTTCGCCCTCAGCGATGCGGACGCTATCAGGCAGTTCGACTCAGCCGTGAGGAGACCTCAGGTCGTCTTTCTCGGCaccctcgagggcggcggcggcggcgaacagGACCCAGAGTTTGAGACGGAgaagcacggcggcgtcagaGGGCAACCAttcttcgccgtcgacgtgacTCCCAAGGGGCCCTatgccgacgccgcgtcggcgctgctAAAGAAGCAGGAGGAGACAGGCATGAAGCTGCAGACGGACTCGCGGAGCATGACGCTTCACGCCGAAGCCG CATCCATGTACGCCCAGGCGAGATCCATGATGGACTGGAACGCCCGCCATCCGTTCTGCGCCGGCTGTGGCACGCCCAACCTGTCCATCGAGGCCGGTTACAAGCGCACCTGTCCGCCCACCGACTTCAGGGGTACGTCGGAAgcccacgcccgcgacgacTGCCCGACCCGGCACGGTGTGTCCAATGTTTGCTTCCCCCGCTCCGACCCGACCATgattgccgccgtcgtgtccgccgacggccagaggatcctgctcggccgccagACCCGCTACCCGCCCCACTGGTACAGCACcctcgccggcttcctcgagcccggcgagtccgtcgaggaggccgtcCGTCGCGAGGTCTGGGAAGAGGCCGgcgtgcgcgtcggccgcgtcgtcatccaCTCGACTCAGCCCTGGCCGTACCCCTCCACGCTAAtgctcggcgccatcgcccaggCGCTGCCGGGCCAGGAGGGCATCTCTCTCAACGACCAGGAGCTGGAGGACGCAAGGTGGTTCACcgtggacgaggtgcgcgacgccctcggcaagGGCACGAGCGCTCTGAGCGGCCCGACACCAGAGGGATACAAGGAGGGTAGCCTGCGTGTACCACCACCGCAGGCCATTGCCAACCGTCTCATGACCGCCGTAGTCGAGGGTTACGTGTCGGGCACACCCAAGATATAA
- the CAB5 gene encoding Dephospho-CoA kinase (COG:H~EggNog:ENOG503NWXJ~TransMembrane:1 (o233-254i)~BUSCO:EOG09264E6Z), with translation MLLIGLTGSIATGKSTVSSLLSSPPHSLPVVDADILARKVVEPGTNGYNAIVKYFGPTTPDLLVEPSDSMPENGPDGKGRPLNRPVLGRRVFGDSDERKKDRAVLNGIVHPAVRKEMFKSVLGCYLRGHWAVVLDIPLLFESGLDRFCGVTMVVAVSKADTQMSRLMARDAHLSREDAENRVLSQTDVRVKARRCEARGEGKGVVLWNDGPKEELARSLEEEMAKMHKASPEWWSWALLGCPPLALIVAAWRFWQNVEINKRWEASQRAEPKAKL, from the coding sequence ATGCTCCTCATCGGCTTGACGGGCTCCATTGCCACGGGCAAgtcgaccgtctcgtcgctgctctcgtcgccgccacaCTCGTTGCCcgttgtcgacgccgacatcctGGCGCGCAAGGTAGTCGAGCCCGGCACGAACGGCTACAACGCCATCGTCAAATACTTTGGTCCGACCACGCCggacctgctcgtcgagcCGTCCGACTCCATGCCCGAGAATGGacccgacggcaagggccggCCGCTGAACCGCCCCGTGCTGGGCCGGCGCGTCTTtggcgacagcgacgagcgCAAAAAGGACCGCGCCGTGCTCAACGGCATCGTGCACCCCGCGGTGCGCAAGGAGATGTTCAAGTCGGTCCTCGGCTGCTACCTACGCGGCCACTGGGCCGTCGTGCTCGACATTCCGCTGCTGTTTGAGAGCGGACTGGACCGCTTCTGCGGCGTCACcatggtcgtcgccgtgtccAAGGCCGACACCCAGATGAGCCGCCTCAtggcccgcgacgcccaccTCAGCAGGGAGGACGCCGAGAACCGCGTCCTCAGCCAGACCGACGTGCGCGtcaaggcgaggcgctgcgaggcgcgcggcgagggcaagggcgtgGTGCTGTGGAACGACGGgcccaaggaggagctggcccGGAGCCTCGAGGAAGAGATGGCCAAGATGCACAAGGCGAGCCCCGAGTGGTGGTCCTGGGCGCTGCTGGGGTGCCCGCCGCtggccctcatcgtcgccgcgtgGAGGTTCTGGCAGAACGTCGAGATCAACAAGCGCTGGGAGGCGTCGCAGAGAGCCGAGCCCAAGGCAAAGCTGTGA
- the RTC2 gene encoding Putative vacuolar membrane transporter for cationic amino acids (COG:S~TransMembrane:7 (o18-39i51-72o78-100i187-206o226-245i266-285o305-333i)~EggNog:ENOG503NY9G), whose product MSATVAPPTGTFHLDVEAISGICGSVSIACWVVVFSPQIIQQFQQGNADGLSIQFIIIWLLGDVFNILGAVLQGVLPTMIILAVYYTIADIVLLCQCFYYRGFTWRDEPTPPPPPKTTANNVGEPSERTSLLPHRHEQQHHEQHRNPYHPEYHPERRGSDWTGLSPAVPHVSESAVPPPPPTALQTIVWNATIVVMVCAAGVLGWYLGEKATSGKEKPHHDAGDSLHFNVLGQFFGYLCAVAYIASRMPQLILNWRRKTTDGLSMLFFLFACLGNITYVLSIFAYDPKCPGDACEPGEASRIYGRYILVNLSWLAGSLVTLLMDIGVFVQYFIYKTDEEAPRDVFEDTPWPTSRRDSEEQQEQWDNRPLLQRGDSGM is encoded by the exons ATGAGCGCCACGGTCGCCCCTCCCACGGGCACTTTTCACCTCGATGTCGAGGCCATATCTGGAATATGCGG CTCCGTATCCATTGCCTGCTGGG TCGTCGTGTTCTCACCGCAGATCATCCAGCAGTTCCAGCAAGgcaacgccgacggcctcTCCATACAAttcatcatcatctggcTCCTGGGCGATGTCTTCAACATTCTCGGCGCCGTTCTGCAGGGTGTCCTTCCTACTATG ATCATCCTGGCCGTCTATTACACGATAGCCGACATTGTGCTGTTGTGCCAGTGCTTCTACTACCGCGGCTTCACCTggcgcgacgagccgacgccgccgccgcctcccaagACCACCGCCAACAACGTCGGCGAACCGAGCGAACGCACCTCATTGTTGCCACATCGgcatgagcagcagcaccacgagCAGCACCGCAACCCATACCACCCCGAATACCACCCCGAGCGGCGCGGCTCCGACTGGACCGGCCTGTCCCCCGCCGTGCCGCACGTGTCTGAGTCGGCCgtcccgcccccgcccccgacgGCCTTGCAGACTATCGTTTGGAACGCGACCATTGTCGTCATGGTGTGTGCCGCGGGCGTGCTTGGCTGGTACCTCGGCGAGAAGGCAACGAGCGGCAAGGAGAAGccgcaccacgacgccggcgactcGCTCCACTTCAACGTCCTTGGCCAGTTCTTCGGCTACCTTTGCGCCGTCGCGTACATTGCCTCGCGCATGCCCCAGCTGATCCTCAACTGGCGCCGCAAGACGACCGATGGCCTGAGcatgctcttcttcctctttgcCTGCCTCGGCAACATCACCTACGTGCTGTCGATCTTCGCCTACGACCCCAAGTGCCCCGGGGACGCGTGCGAACCCGGCGAGGCGAGTCGCATCTACGGCCGGTACATCCTCGTCAACTTGAGCTGGCTCGCCGGCAGCCTTGTCACCCTCCTCATGGACATTGGCGTGTTTGTGCAGTACTTTATCTAcaagacggacgaggaggcgccgcgggaCGTATTCGAGGacacgccgtggccgacttCGAGACGCGACTCCGAGGAGCAACAGGAGCAGTGGGATAATCGCCCCCTCCTTCAGCGCGGCGACTCAGGTATGTAA
- a CDS encoding Mannosyl-oligosaccharide 1,2-alpha-mannosidase (EggNog:ENOG503Q4PH~CAZy:GH47~COG:G) — protein MAAMPRRGSRLVLLTGLVLTLIVILHLMPSSSPSSSSPLPPSSRPSAKFNPSIDWTTVSQFHPPSSIKPLPTGAPKALPRVQAPHDAFKSSRQTDERKAAVRKAFKRSYDAYKKHAWLRDELMPVSGGFKDPFGGWAATLVDSLDTLYIMGFHDEFAEASTAVCNINWADTRAGAANMFETTIRHLGGLLSAHDLSGRQDLLDKARELGEMLYHGFDTPNRMPGFWLNFYEALNGQLVAGINDPSASPASLCLEFTRLSQLTGDPKFYDATDRITRFLERTQNETLLPGMWPTVLDFQNQRARDSRFTLGALADSLYEYLPKMHALLGGVDDTYERLYRVAMDTAASHLLFRPMLPDQRDVLFSGDWHANAGEKLIPESQHLTCFVGGMFGLGGRLFEINEHVSLGERLARGCGWAYSSFPTGVMPEIFNLIPCKTLEPCEWDEERWRKNSDTSLAKGFANARDPQYQLRPEAIESIFILYRITGKTELQDIAWQMFQAIMRSTETELANSAIADVRARGETKKVDSMESFWMAETLKYFYLIFSAPDVISLDDYVLNTEAHPLRRPGRLRASKAS, from the exons atggccgccatgccgcgcaGGGGCTCGCGTCTGGTCCTCTTGACGGGCCTCGTCTTGACCTTGATCGTCATTCTGCATCtgatgccctcctcctccccatcgtcgtcatcgccgttgccgccttCGTCCCGTCCCAGCGCCAAGTTCAATCCCTCCATCGACTGGACCACCGTCTCGCAATTCCATCCCCCGTCCTCCAtcaagccgctgccgacgggGGCGCCCAAGGCCCTACCCCGCGTGCAGGCGCCGCACGATGCCTTCAAGAGCTCACGCCAGACCgacgagcgcaaggccgccgtccgcaAAGCCTTCAAGCGTAGCTACGACGCCTACAAGAAGCATGCCTGGCTGAGGGACGAGCTGATGCCCGTCTCGGGCGGCTTCAAGGACCCCTTTGGCGGCTGggccgccaccctcgtcgACTCCCTCGATACCCTCTATATCATGGGCTTTCACGACGAGTTTGCCGAGGCGTCGACCGCCGTCTGCAACATCAACTGGGCCGACACGCGAGCCGGTGCTGCCAACATGTTCGAGACGACCATCCGAcaccttggcggcctgctgaGCGCCCACGACCTCAGTGGCCGCCAGGATCTGCTCGACAAGGCtcgcgagctcggcgagatGCTATACCACGGCTTCGACACCCCCAATCGGATGCCGGGCTTTTGGTTAAACTTCTACGAGGCCCTCAATGGCCAGCTCGTTGCCGGCATCAACGACccttccgcctcgcccgcctccttgTGCCTCGAGTTCACGCGCCTGTCGCAGCTCACCGGCGACCCCAAGTTCTACGACGCCACCGACCGCATTACTCGCTTCCTCGAGCGCACCCAAAACGAGACCCTCCTGCCGGGCATGTGGCCTACCGTCCTCGACTTCCAGAACCAGCGCGCTCGCGATAGTAGGTTCActctcggcgccctcgccgactcCCTATACGAGTATCTGCCCAAGATGCACGCTCTCCtcggtggcgtcgacgatACGTACGAGCGCCTATACCGCGTCGCCATGGATACGGCTGCCTCTCACCTCCTCTTCCGCCCCATGCTGCCGGACCAGCGTGATGTCCTCTTCAGCGGCGACTGGcacgccaacgccggcgaGAAACTCATCCCCGAGAGCCAGCACCTCACgtgcttcgtcggcggcatgtttgggctcggcggccgcctcttTGAGATTAACGAGCATGTCTCCCTTGGTgagcgcctcgcgcgcggctgcggctgggcgTACTCGAGCTTCCCCACGGGCGTCATGCCCGAGATCTTCAACCTCATCCCTTGCAAGACTCTCGAGCCGTGCGAGTGGGACGAGGAGCGCTGGCGCAAGAACTCAGACACCAGTCTGGCCAAAGGCTTCGCAAACGCCCGCGACCCGCAGTACCAGCTTCGCCCAGAGGCCATCGAGAGCATCTTCATCCTCTACCGCATCACGGGCAAGACGGAGCTGCAGGACATTGCCTGGCAGATGTTCCAGGCCATCATGCGCTCCACCGAGACGGAGCTGGCCAACTCGGCCATTGCCGACGTGAGGGCCAGGGGCGAGACCAAGAAGGTGGACTCGATGGAG AGCTTCTGGATGGCCGAGACGCTCAAGTACTTCTACCTCATCTTCTCCGCGCCGGACGTCATCAGCCTGGACGACTACGTGCTCAACACCGAGGCACACCCCCTGCGACGCCCTGGTAGGCTCCGCGCATCAAAAGCTTCATGA